The nucleotide window ATGATCTCCTCTTCTCCTCATCATACAGCCTCTTTATCTCAGAGTGTATGAGATTGAGCCGCCAGTCGTCCTTGCTCACACTGACATCCATATCGATGAGCTCTCTCAGCGCCTCCTCGACCTTGATCTTCAGAACCTCCCTGCCTGATGTCGGGCCTATCATGAGGCTTCTGGTGGCTCCCACGATCTCCGGCGGGTATGGCTCGTAGGTGAAGGGGTTCTTGATCACGCCAGCCGTGTGTATGCCGCTCTCATGCGAGAATATGTTCCTGCCAACCACTGCTTTGTTCCTCGGCACCCTTATGCCCACACGCTCCTCCATGAACTGCGCGAACTCCGTCAGGCACGATAGATCGTACTTCTCGAAGCCCTCAACCCTGGTCTTCAGAAACAGCAGAACCTTCTCAAGCTCAGCGTTGCCAGCCCTCTCCCCTATGCCCAGAAATGTGAGGTTCGACCAGTTTGCTCCGTACCAGTAGCCGACGATGGAGTTCACCGTGCCGAAGCCGAAGTCGTCGTGGATGTGCGTCTCTATGTTCTTCACCCCCATCTCGCGCAGCCTCCGGACCATGTTTGGTATCGAGTACGGATCGTTCAGACCATCAAACGGCAGCCCGTAGCCGAGGGTGTCGCAGATGCGGATGGTACAATCCCTGTCTATATCGATTATCTCCCTAACAAGTGGGTACACGAAACCCTCCAGATCCGAGCGCGTGATGTCCTCCAGATGCGCTCTGGTTCTAAGACCATGGTCGACAGCATACTGAAGCGCATTTAGATACATCTCCCGCGCAGCCTCCCTTCCAGGAAGTCCCATCTTTATCAGCATGTGCGGATCAGAGATCGACATCAGTATGCCTGTCTCCCTGATCCCGTCCATCTCCAGAACAAGATCTATATCATTCGTGTTCGCCCTGCTCCAGCCTGTTACCTCCGGGTTGCACCCCCTGTCCAGCATCTCCCTTGCAGCCCTCTTGTCGGTGCTGCTGAACAGGAATACCTCCAGCTTCTCTATGCCTATCCTGTGGAGGTACTCGTATATCCTCAGCCTGTCCCTCAGAGTTATGACTATCCCGGGCATCTGGGCTCCATCGCGAAGCGTGGAGTCGCTTATGTACACATCATTCCCGTTCGGCAATCTTATCTTCGGGAGATCCTCATAGGACATGAACCGCATGCACATCAGCCTCCATTCAGGGCTCTGTGTTCGACGTGCTGTGGTGATCGGACAACCTCTAAAAGCAGGCATCAAAGCAGGAATCCACACATGCGCGAAGAAACAGGCCCTGATCCAGATAATAAGGTCGACGATGATATTTATAAATTCTGCCCAATCTTAATTATAAAATTATATTAATATTATCAGGCGCTACTCTGTTAGGCTCTCTCATAAGATCGGGTGTATGAAGCAGGATTCCAATGACTAAACACCGGATGCCATTATCCCAAAAGTAGAAATACGCATCGATCTAATTCACAATTATGTCTCACGCCGACAGGATCATCAGGGCAGCATTCCAGTCGGATGAGGCTCTGAGGGAGGCTATAAGATCGGTCATCTCAGAGATGGGGATGAGCACCAGGGAGTTCAGCAGGATCTCATCAATACCCCAGAGCACCCTTTACAAGATACTCTCGGGGCACAGGGAGCCGAACATAACGACGCTCCGGCAGATCGTGAAGACCATCCGTGATCTCGAGGGCGGAGGCGAGAGGTTCATAGCGATAATAGCCGCCAGGCCTGTTCTGGACAAGATCGAGGAGACCAAGATGCGCATCGGGGATAAGGTCTTCACGCTCCGCGAGTACTCAGCGACAAATATCGAGGAGGCGATCATCGCTGCGGTCAGGGCAGAATCCGACGGCGCAGCCGCAGTAGTCTGTGCCCCGATCGTCAGCCCGACCGTTGAGAAACTCCTCACAATACCGGTCGCCACGATAATACCCAGGGAGAGCGTAAAGAGGGCGATAGAGGTCGCGGCAAAGAAGATAGAGGTATGAGCGCATGGGCGTCGATCTCGGGGACATTCTCACCAGAAAGAAGATCTCGATCGAGGATCTCTCGGGAAGCTGGATCGCAGTCGATGGATTCAACACCCTCTACCAGTTTCTCTCGACCATAAGACAGCCTGACGGCACACCACTAATGGATTCTTCTGGAAGGATAACATCTCATCTATCAGGACTGCTCTACCGCATGACGAACCTCGTGGAGGCCGGGATCAGGGTTGCATTTGTCTTCGATGGCAGACCTCCAGAGCTCAAGGCAGGGACGCTTGCCGCCAGGGCCCAGATGAAGGAGATCGCGGAGATCCAGCTCCAGGAGGCGATAGCCACAGGTGCTGAGAGTTTCAGGTACGCGCAGGCCACAACGAGGATAAACAGCGAGATACTCCATGACTCCATCAGGCTCCTGGACGCCATGGGGATCCCGTATGTCCAGGCCCCCTCAGAGGGCGAGGCGCAGGCAGCCTTCATGGCGATCCGCGGGGATGTTGATTACGTCGCATCCCAGGACTACGATTCCCTCCTCTTCGGAGCGCCCAGGGTTGTGAGGAACCTCGCGATCACAGGCAGGAGGAAGATGCCGAGGAAGAACGTTTACATCGAGGTCCCTCCTGAGGTAATCATCTTAGAGGATGAGCTCACCAGGCTCGGGATAAGCAGGGAGCAGCTCATAGACATAGGGATAATGTGCGGGACCGATTACAACAAAGGACTCCAGAAGGTGGGTCCGAAGAGGGCGCTCAAGCTCATAAAAGAGCATGGATGCCTGGAGGCCGTGCTCGATGCGCTGGGGGAGAGCATCGAAAATCTTCAGGAGATACGGGATATCTTTCTGCATCCGGAGGTCACGGAAAGCTACGAGCTCAGGATGAAAAAGCCCAGTATCGATGAGATTGTCGGGTTTTTATGTAACGAGAGGGACTTCTCGGAGGAGAGGGTCAGAAAAGCTGCGGAGCGCCTGAATGCATCGTTCCGCGCAGGGCAGTGCACACTTGAAAGGTGGTTCTGATGCTCATCTCAGGGTACGAGATCGATCTGGAGAAGGCGATCAGCATCATTAAAAGAGCGGGGGTCAGAAGGGTCGGCGTCCAGCTTCCCGATGGCCTGAAGAGATCCGCTGCTGAGATCTCAGGGATCATAGCGGAGACCGGCGCTCAGGTTCTTGTCTCTGGGGATCCCTGCTATGGTGCATGTGATCTGGATCTCCAGCTGTGCAGCATGGTCGATCTGATGGTGCACATAGGCCACTCGGAGATGTGCGAGAGCCTGAGCGACAGGATTGTTTACGTGGAGGCGAGGATGCCATCTGATGTTGGAGATGTCGTGGAGAGATCCCTTGGATTCCTCACGAAAAGCAGGGTGGCTGTCTGCACAACCGTCCAGCATTCTCATATGATCGATCGTGTGATTGGGATACTGAGATCTCACGGGATAGATGCCATCGCAGGCGGGCCGTCTCCGAGAACAAGGCACCGGGGGCAGGTTCTCGGCTGCTGCTACACAGCCGCCAGGGTCGGGGCAGAGGAGGCTCTCTTCATAGGCACCGGCAGGTTCCATCCTCTGGGCCTCTCGATGGCGACAGGCATGCGGGTGGTAGCAGCGGATCCTGTAACAGGCTCGGTGGAGGAGATAGATTCGCAGGGTTTTCTAAGGTGGAGATACGGGATCATCGCCAGAGCATCGGATGCGAAGAGGATTGGGATCCTGATATCGAAGAAGCCGGGACAGAGGAGATGCGTGACCGCGAGGAGGCTCAGATCTCTCGGTAGATCTAAAGGAAAGAGCATGCTTGATGTCTACATAGACAGAATCGAGCCTGAGAGGATTCTCGATCTCGGCCTGGACGCGGTAGTCTCGACAGCATGCCCGAGAATCGCCCTCGATGACGCCCGCAGGTACAGCGTTCCCGTTCTGACACCGCCAGAGTTTGAAATGGCGCTTGGCACGAGAAACGATTACGTCTTCGACGAGATCCTCGAGGCATGCGGCGAGCCCGAAAGCACTTGATGGCCAGCAGGGGGCTCTCCGGAGAGCTTAGCACCGGAAGCGCGCGAGGATTCACTGTACCAGTCAAAGATGCACACAGGTTGATACGTATTTATATAAAAATACATCAAAAATTGTGTGCTTATGAAGCCTCGCGCCGTTAGCAGGACCTCCTGGAGGTGATCGCCTCCAGATCACTCAGGAACAGATCGAGGTTCTCCTGGGTCATGTGCGGCATCAGTATGAGCCTCAGCGCCTTTGGCTCTCTGGTCATCGAGACGTGCCAGCCCCTCTCAAGCAGCGCCCTCCTGACCCCAGGCGGATCATCGATCTTCAGCGCGACAACGTTCATCACAGGCTCTATGACTGGCTCGATGCCCATGGAACGGGCCTCTGAGACGAGATGCGCCGTCATCTCCATGCATCTCCTGACAACCTTCCTGTAACCATCAGTGCCGAGATGCATGATCACAGCGTATGTGGCAGCGGCTGCAGCTCCGCTCCTGGTGCCCGTCAGCGATGCCTGTCTCGCGACAGTCAGGTAGTACGTCTCTGTCTCAAGCCGTTTTACATGATCCGGACTCCTGAAGATCAAACCGCCGGCTGGAATCGGACTCATGCCCATCTTGTGCGGATCGATGGTTATCGACTGCACCCCCTCAACCCTGAAATCCCAGTGGTACTCTCTTTCAAGGAACGGCAGAACGAACCCGCCGAATGCTGCATCCACATGAAGAGGTATTCCGTTCTCGATCGCGAGCTCTGAGAGATCCTCAATTGGATCGACCTGGCCGAACTCTGTTGTTCCGGCGATGCCAACAACACACACCGTGTTCTCATCGATCAGCCTCTCGACATCCCCGACATCCACCCTGAGCATCTCATCGAGCTCTGCCTTCCGAACCTCCAGGTTGAGGAGATCCGCGATCTTATCAAAGGAGAAGTGAGCCGATTTTGGAACGACTATGTTCCCGTCGCGCCTGCCGGATGAGTTCCTGGCGGCGCGTATCGCCTGGATGTTCGACTCGGTTCCGCCTGTTGATATGTAGCCTGATGCATCGGGGCATCCCAGTAGGGACCCAAGAATCCCAACAACCCTGCGCTCGATCTCCGATGTTCCTGGGAACAACCCGGGATCGCCCAGGTTCGTCTCCAGGAACATGGTGTATGCCCGTACCGCCACGGGATGAGGGCGTGTGCACATTGTGGAGAGGAGACGTTCGTAGGAGGAGTCCCTCCCACGCATCTCCCTCAGGAGATCCTCGACGGTCTCCTCTGACAGACCTTTCTCCGGGAACGTGTACATCATCGATTCCTTGCAGCCTCTAGGAGTATCGAGAGCTCCGCCCTTGCCACAGTCTCCCTCACAGCAGCCACCGCATCGATGTTCGCGGATATGCTGTCTATCCCGATCTCGACAAGCCGCCTGGCCATCTCCGGATATGATCCAGCCTGGCCGCATATCGATGTCTTGACACCGGCCTTCTTGCACCGCTCCACAACATACTCTATGAGCTTGATGACCGCTGGATGCATCTCAGAGTACAGGCCAGCGACGTTCTCGTTGTTCCTGTCCACGGCGAGCGTGTATTGGGTGAGATCGTTCGTGCCGAACGATATGAAGTCCAGTCCCTCCTCGATGAAGTCCTCGATTGTGAGCGCAGCAGCCGGCGTCTCGACCATTATCCCCACATCGATCCTGCTCAGATCCAGCCCTTCCTCGACCATGATCTCTTTCGCCCGTTTGAGCTCGCTCACGTGCTGGACCATTGGAAGCATGATCCCCACGTTTGTGAGCCCGAGCTCGTGTAGCTTCTTGAACGCCCTTATCTCCAGCCGGAAGTGCTCCACCTCTGTGAGGTCCCTCCGTATCCCGCGCCAGCCGAGCATCGGGTTGTGCTCGATCGGCTCGTTCTCGCCGCCCTCCATCGCACGGAATTCGTCCGTGGGCGCGTCCAGGGTTCTCACCCACACAGGCTTCGGGTAAAATGCATCTGCCACTATCTTGATGTTCCTGACGAGCTCATTGACGTACTCCTCGCTCCGTCCTGATCGTATGTAATAACCAGGTGTCTTCCCCAGCCCCAGGATCATGTGCTCTATTCTGAGAAGACCCACACCGTCTGCCATCGTTGCGGCTGCAGCCTGTGCTCTCGTGGGCTCGCTGATGTTGACCTTGACCTCTGTCGCTGTCACCGGCTTGTAGGCCACAGCGACCGGCTGAGCCTTCTTCTCCTCGGCCACGGCCACCTTTCCCTCGTAGACCTGGCCCTTGGTGCCATCGACTGTGACAACCATCCCATCCCTGAGCACTTTTGTTGCGTTCTTTGTCCCCACAACCGCGGGGCAGCCGAGCTCGCGGCTCACTATGGCAGCATGACATGCCATGCCGCCCTCGTCTGTGACTATTGCTCCCGCGCGCCTCATTGC belongs to Methanothrix sp. and includes:
- the mfnA gene encoding tyrosine decarboxylase MfnA encodes the protein MMYTFPEKGLSEETVEDLLREMRGRDSSYERLLSTMCTRPHPVAVRAYTMFLETNLGDPGLFPGTSEIERRVVGILGSLLGCPDASGYISTGGTESNIQAIRAARNSSGRRDGNIVVPKSAHFSFDKIADLLNLEVRKAELDEMLRVDVGDVERLIDENTVCVVGIAGTTEFGQVDPIEDLSELAIENGIPLHVDAAFGGFVLPFLEREYHWDFRVEGVQSITIDPHKMGMSPIPAGGLIFRSPDHVKRLETETYYLTVARQASLTGTRSGAAAAATYAVIMHLGTDGYRKVVRRCMEMTAHLVSEARSMGIEPVIEPVMNVVALKIDDPPGVRRALLERGWHVSMTREPKALRLILMPHMTQENLDLFLSDLEAITSRRSC
- a CDS encoding helix-turn-helix domain-containing protein produces the protein MSHADRIIRAAFQSDEALREAIRSVISEMGMSTREFSRISSIPQSTLYKILSGHREPNITTLRQIVKTIRDLEGGGERFIAIIAARPVLDKIEETKMRIGDKVFTLREYSATNIEEAIIAAVRAESDGAAAVVCAPIVSPTVEKLLTIPVATIIPRESVKRAIEVAAKKIEV
- the dph2 gene encoding diphthamide biosynthesis enzyme Dph2 produces the protein MLISGYEIDLEKAISIIKRAGVRRVGVQLPDGLKRSAAEISGIIAETGAQVLVSGDPCYGACDLDLQLCSMVDLMVHIGHSEMCESLSDRIVYVEARMPSDVGDVVERSLGFLTKSRVAVCTTVQHSHMIDRVIGILRSHGIDAIAGGPSPRTRHRGQVLGCCYTAARVGAEEALFIGTGRFHPLGLSMATGMRVVAADPVTGSVEEIDSQGFLRWRYGIIARASDAKRIGILISKKPGQRRCVTARRLRSLGRSKGKSMLDVYIDRIEPERILDLGLDAVVSTACPRIALDDARRYSVPVLTPPEFEMALGTRNDYVFDEILEACGEPEST
- the fen gene encoding flap endonuclease-1, whose product is MGVDLGDILTRKKISIEDLSGSWIAVDGFNTLYQFLSTIRQPDGTPLMDSSGRITSHLSGLLYRMTNLVEAGIRVAFVFDGRPPELKAGTLAARAQMKEIAEIQLQEAIATGAESFRYAQATTRINSEILHDSIRLLDAMGIPYVQAPSEGEAQAAFMAIRGDVDYVASQDYDSLLFGAPRVVRNLAITGRRKMPRKNVYIEVPPEVIILEDELTRLGISREQLIDIGIMCGTDYNKGLQKVGPKRALKLIKEHGCLEAVLDALGESIENLQEIRDIFLHPEVTESYELRMKKPSIDEIVGFLCNERDFSEERVRKAAERLNASFRAGQCTLERWF
- a CDS encoding isopropylmalate synthase, with the translated sequence MRFMSYEDLPKIRLPNGNDVYISDSTLRDGAQMPGIVITLRDRLRIYEYLHRIGIEKLEVFLFSSTDKRAAREMLDRGCNPEVTGWSRANTNDIDLVLEMDGIRETGILMSISDPHMLIKMGLPGREAAREMYLNALQYAVDHGLRTRAHLEDITRSDLEGFVYPLVREIIDIDRDCTIRICDTLGYGLPFDGLNDPYSIPNMVRRLREMGVKNIETHIHDDFGFGTVNSIVGYWYGANWSNLTFLGIGERAGNAELEKVLLFLKTRVEGFEKYDLSCLTEFAQFMEERVGIRVPRNKAVVGRNIFSHESGIHTAGVIKNPFTYEPYPPEIVGATRSLMIGPTSGREVLKIKVEEALRELIDMDVSVSKDDWRLNLIHSEIKRLYDEEKRRSCISDEELKAYVEKYFLFESIFEKESHISGDPMPD